The Candidatus Cloacimonadota bacterium genomic interval TGGAAAATCTTAAGTCAAGTTCAAAAAAACGGAACTTAACTCAAGATTTTCCTCAAGATGATTGTATTAACAAAGGAAAAAATATGAAATTCGGGATTTTTCAAAAACATCTTTTAAGTTTTACCCTCTTGATAATTCTCTCATTATTCGTTTCACTGATTGTTTCACTAAACTCAATTAAACAAAGTTACCTTGAATATACAAAAGAACATCTATTACATCTCGCGAAATCGGTTGAAATGATTATTGAACAAGATTCTCTGCAAGCTGGAAATGAACAGCTGATAGGGAAAATTCAAATACTATCGGAAAATATTGATTCCAGAATTACAATAATTTTAGAAGATGGTGAAGTTATAGTTGATTCTGAAACAGACCCTAATCTGATGGTGAATCACAAAAACCGTCCTGAAATTTTGGAAGCCGGAAATAATGGAATAGGATTTAGATTACGCATAAGTAATACGCTTCACGAAAAAATGATTTATGTGGCAATTCCAATTTATCAAGAAGGAAAAATCAAAGCATTTATTCGGGTGAGTGGTTTTGTGAATGAGATTTTTGATTTATTGGATACTATCAAAAATAATATTTTTCTCACAGCATTTATTGTAATAATCTTTTCATTTATTATCTCTTTGATTTTGGCAAATCATTTCACGAAACCAATCAGGAAACTTGCCGCAGCTTCGCAAAAAGTAGCAAATGGAGATTTTAAGATAAGAATTTTTTCTAAGAATAAAGATGAAACTCACGAATTAACGAACAATTTCAATTTAATGGTGGAAAAGATAGATCAACAAGTTTCAGAGCTATCAATAAAATCAGAGGAATTAACTTCTATCATAAATTCTATTCAAGAAATTTTTTGGATAATAGATAGCAAAGATAGAATTGTATTTCATAATCAATCATTTATAGATTTTGTGAGTGTAAACGCTATTGAAGAGAGCTTTTATTGGAATGTTTTTGAAAATCCCGAACTCATTGAAAGGGTTGGAAATATTTTAAAATCCAAAGTAAGTGCAAAGCTTGAAATTAAGATTAGAGCCAGATTTTATCTGATTAGTAGCTCTTATTTGCAGAAATCTTCTTCGACAATTTTTCTTTTGTATGATATTACGGAAATCAAAAATTTACAGAAAATGAAAAAGGATTTCGTAATCAATGCTTCCCACGAACTCAAAACTCCGCTTACATCTATAAAAGGATTTTTGGAAACAATGGAGAGTGATCTAAGTTCGGATTATTCTCATTATTTTAATATTCTGAAAAGAAATACCGACCGTTTGATCTATATTGTTAATGATATTATGAATTTATCCGAGATTGAATCAACTCGCCAACTTACATTTGAAAAAATGGATATTAGAAAAATTTTGCAAAATTCAATAAATATCTTTGAGCAAAGTGCATCTGAAAAGAGAATAAAAATCATAACTAATTTTGCTGAAATACCTAAGATCGAAGTTGATCCTTTTAGATTGGAACAGGTTTTTGTGAATCTAATTGATAATGCGATCAAATATTCAAATGAAAATAATTCTGTTTCTATTTCGGTTATTACTCAAGATAATTATGTGAGGATAGATTTTGTTGATTCCGGAATTGGCATCTCAGAAGAAAAAATACCTCGTTTATTCGAACGATTTTATGTTATTGACAAATCAAGAACCAGAAAAGTGGGTGGAACAGGTTTGGGATTGTCAATTGTGAAACATATTATTCAGCTTCATAGAGGAAAAATAGAAATTCAAAGTAAACTTGGTGATGGAACAAGCGTAAAAATATGGCTTCCGATAAAAATTTAGATTTTGAGAAGAAACTGGAATCTGTCATTCCTTTGATAAAAAAAATTGCTTCAAATTATTTAAGTTCTGTTGTAACAATGGAAGAATTGATTCAGGAAGGAACTTTGGGAGT includes:
- a CDS encoding ATP-binding protein; amino-acid sequence: MKFGIFQKHLLSFTLLIILSLFVSLIVSLNSIKQSYLEYTKEHLLHLAKSVEMIIEQDSLQAGNEQLIGKIQILSENIDSRITIILEDGEVIVDSETDPNLMVNHKNRPEILEAGNNGIGFRLRISNTLHEKMIYVAIPIYQEGKIKAFIRVSGFVNEIFDLLDTIKNNIFLTAFIVIIFSFIISLILANHFTKPIRKLAAASQKVANGDFKIRIFSKNKDETHELTNNFNLMVEKIDQQVSELSIKSEELTSIINSIQEIFWIIDSKDRIVFHNQSFIDFVSVNAIEESFYWNVFENPELIERVGNILKSKVSAKLEIKIRARFYLISSSYLQKSSSTIFLLYDITEIKNLQKMKKDFVINASHELKTPLTSIKGFLETMESDLSSDYSHYFNILKRNTDRLIYIVNDIMNLSEIESTRQLTFEKMDIRKILQNSINIFEQSASEKRIKIITNFAEIPKIEVDPFRLEQVFVNLIDNAIKYSNENNSVSISVITQDNYVRIDFVDSGIGISEEKIPRLFERFYVIDKSRTRKVGGTGLGLSIVKHIIQLHRGKIEIQSKLGDGTSVKIWLPIKI